A single Acidaminococcus sp. DNA region contains:
- a CDS encoding aminotransferase class I/II-fold pyridoxal phosphate-dependent enzyme, whose protein sequence is MYNFDEIVDRRHTNALNTDGFRGYIFHDFEGKKKFPYADDEFVRMWVADMEFAMCPDIIQAIKDRADKRIIGYSQVFEPSFYEAYNAWNKKMYGWTYPREEICFSLGIIPALYQLINMLLGPEDAAIVNTPAYGYFQHPIDYDHKHAIHNKLVRDKDGNWTIDFDALERDAANPFARLLIWCNPHNPTGRVWTEEELRKVAAIVEKYNLWIISDEIHCDLIRQGVKHIPMAKIMPDYKKLIVCTSASKCFNMAGMMFAEVIIRDKHLRDLYVAYTDTYAMNINPLSIAAHEAAYRHGYQWLDELKTYLDGNFAFVKDFFDKYLPKITYKIPEATYLAWVDMNPYLGDVEDIPDFMANKAGVLLEGGDALFVDNAKGFIRLNLAMPRSIIKTGLERIRDAIYARDKK, encoded by the coding sequence ATGTACAACTTTGATGAAATCGTTGACCGTCGTCACACCAATGCCCTGAATACGGATGGATTCCGCGGGTACATTTTCCATGATTTCGAAGGAAAGAAGAAGTTCCCTTACGCCGATGATGAATTTGTCCGCATGTGGGTCGCTGATATGGAATTTGCCATGTGCCCTGACATTATCCAGGCTATTAAAGATCGTGCCGACAAGAGGATTATCGGCTACAGCCAGGTCTTTGAACCTTCCTTCTATGAAGCTTATAATGCCTGGAACAAAAAGATGTATGGCTGGACATATCCCCGTGAAGAGATTTGCTTCTCTTTAGGTATCATTCCTGCTCTCTACCAACTCATTAACATGCTGCTCGGGCCGGAAGATGCGGCCATCGTCAACACTCCGGCTTACGGCTACTTCCAGCATCCTATTGACTATGACCACAAACATGCCATCCATAATAAACTCGTTCGGGATAAGGATGGCAACTGGACCATCGATTTTGACGCACTGGAACGCGATGCAGCCAATCCTTTTGCCAGACTCCTCATCTGGTGCAACCCTCACAACCCGACCGGCCGTGTATGGACGGAAGAAGAACTGCGCAAAGTCGCTGCTATCGTAGAGAAGTATAATCTCTGGATCATCAGTGATGAAATTCACTGCGACCTGATCCGCCAGGGCGTAAAGCATATTCCTATGGCTAAAATCATGCCGGATTATAAAAAGCTGATTGTCTGCACGTCCGCTTCCAAGTGCTTTAATATGGCTGGAATGATGTTTGCCGAAGTCATTATTCGCGACAAGCATCTGCGGGATCTCTATGTTGCTTATACCGATACCTATGCCATGAACATCAATCCGCTGTCCATCGCTGCCCATGAAGCCGCCTATCGTCATGGCTATCAATGGCTGGATGAACTTAAAACCTATCTCGATGGCAACTTTGCCTTCGTGAAAGACTTCTTTGATAAGTATCTTCCTAAGATTACCTACAAGATTCCGGAAGCCACCTACCTGGCATGGGTCGACATGAACCCGTATCTGGGTGATGTGGAAGATATTCCTGATTTCATGGCCAATAAGGCCGGTGTCCTTCTGGAAGGCGGAGATGCGCTCTTTGTCGATAATGCTAAAGGCTTTATTCGTCTGAATCTGGCTATGCCGAGAAGCATTATCAAGACTGGTCTTGAACGTATCCGCGACGCTATCTATGCCCGCGATAAGAAATAA
- a CDS encoding thioesterase family protein, translating to MIITIKPNSKGTAEMRCTKENTADRYAKGTVPVFATPALVGLMEDAAVRAIKDQLLEGYTTVGGGMNLKHLAATPIGLTVRAEATLISQDRKKLTFSIKAWDDKDLVGEAEHDRFIVEKDKFLEKAYSKVK from the coding sequence ATGATTATTACTATCAAACCAAATTCCAAAGGTACGGCTGAAATGCGCTGCACCAAAGAGAATACGGCTGACCGCTATGCCAAAGGCACCGTTCCCGTATTTGCCACACCGGCCCTCGTCGGTCTGATGGAGGACGCCGCCGTACGCGCCATCAAGGATCAGCTGCTCGAAGGGTATACCACCGTCGGCGGCGGCATGAATTTAAAGCACTTGGCAGCTACGCCAATCGGCCTTACGGTACGCGCCGAAGCGACGCTCATTAGTCAGGACCGCAAAAAGCTGACTTTTTCCATCAAGGCCTGGGACGACAAGGATCTCGTTGGGGAAGCCGAACATGACCGCTTTATCGTGGAAAAAGATAAGTTTCTGGAAAAAGCCTACAGTAAAGTCAAATAA
- a CDS encoding iron-containing alcohol dehydrogenase has product MSLARNLCLYKHIGAPLLFGRGAFDELGRLLSEQSCRHVLILHGRSVEKSGVLSRLTQALTDLKIRFLCQSGIPSDPTDAAVEKAAEIAREEQVDCVVGIGGGSVLDSAKVVNLLLTNPMPIHQYFAPCSLKLQPLKPMYLVPTTAGTGSEVTSFSVITDTRKGRRKASISFKELAPTFAVVDPELTLSMPASLTAATGMDAFAHACDALTCNCTNPISDVLAERAIRLIHDNLVNAVQDGGNISARENMAFAAVLGGLAFSNASTQLSHAIAQALGGEFHIAHGRACAVVMPAVLRWVGKVNPVGAGKILSAMGISVSSKADVGDTLAEAVTSLNQKIGMPGLGDLLPEDVSLLSLLPKIRAQRPFNAIPAEISDAELLAVLQEAISKNPSI; this is encoded by the coding sequence ATGTCTTTAGCTCGAAACCTCTGTCTTTATAAACACATCGGAGCACCTCTTCTGTTTGGAAGAGGTGCTTTCGATGAACTTGGCAGGCTCCTTTCAGAGCAGTCCTGCCGCCATGTGCTGATTCTCCACGGAAGAAGCGTGGAAAAATCCGGTGTACTCTCTCGACTGACGCAAGCCCTAACCGACTTGAAAATTCGCTTCTTGTGTCAAAGTGGGATTCCCTCTGATCCTACTGATGCGGCGGTCGAGAAAGCAGCCGAAATTGCCCGTGAGGAGCAGGTCGACTGTGTTGTCGGAATTGGCGGCGGAAGTGTTCTGGATTCTGCTAAGGTAGTGAATCTTTTGTTGACCAATCCCATGCCAATCCATCAATATTTTGCGCCGTGTTCCTTGAAGCTGCAGCCTCTTAAGCCGATGTATCTGGTGCCGACTACAGCGGGTACAGGCAGTGAGGTTACCAGTTTTTCAGTGATCACGGATACGCGGAAAGGCAGACGCAAGGCCTCTATTTCCTTTAAGGAACTCGCTCCGACGTTTGCAGTTGTGGATCCGGAACTTACCCTTTCTATGCCGGCTTCCTTAACTGCTGCGACGGGAATGGATGCATTTGCTCATGCATGCGACGCGTTGACATGCAATTGTACAAATCCAATCAGCGATGTTCTGGCTGAAAGGGCGATTCGCCTTATCCACGACAATTTGGTGAACGCCGTTCAGGATGGCGGAAATATTTCTGCCAGGGAAAACATGGCTTTCGCGGCTGTCCTCGGCGGACTTGCTTTTTCAAACGCATCTACCCAGTTATCCCATGCTATTGCCCAGGCATTGGGCGGTGAATTTCATATCGCACACGGAAGGGCATGCGCAGTTGTCATGCCGGCCGTATTAAGATGGGTAGGAAAAGTAAACCCGGTTGGTGCAGGCAAGATTCTGTCAGCCATGGGTATTTCTGTGTCATCAAAGGCAGATGTGGGAGATACTTTGGCGGAAGCAGTGACTTCCTTAAATCAAAAAATTGGGATGCCTGGTCTTGGTGACCTGCTTCCGGAAGATGTATCTCTGCTGTCTTTGCTGCCAAAAATCAGAGCACAGCGTCCGTTCAATGCTATTCCTGCTGAAATTTCGGATGCCGAACTGCTCGCTGTTTTACAAGAAGCCATTTCAAAGAACCCTTCAATTTGA
- the murQ gene encoding N-acetylmuramic acid 6-phosphate etherase: MIDLKKIATEQRNPASSGIDKKSALEIVRIINDEDKKVALAVEKILPDIARAVDLIADHLRQGGRLFYMGSGTSGRLGILDAVECPPTYSTEPERIVGLIAGGYEAIFRAKEGAEDSPEGGAEDVRAHHLGPRDVLVGITASGRTPYVRGGMEEAKKLGSTVIGLACTQQPAIAENADLMLIVLPGPEIVTGSTRMKAGTATKMILNMLTTGAMIRLGKVRGNLMIDVKATNEKLQERAVQIVMTVTGMARQEAEAALRESHGSARAAVETWEKEHDK; the protein is encoded by the coding sequence ATGATCGACTTGAAAAAGATTGCAACGGAGCAACGCAATCCCGCTTCCAGCGGCATCGACAAGAAGTCGGCGCTCGAGATTGTGCGAATCATTAACGATGAAGATAAGAAAGTGGCCCTCGCCGTGGAAAAGATTCTTCCCGACATTGCCCGTGCCGTGGATTTGATTGCGGATCATCTGCGCCAGGGCGGCCGTTTGTTTTATATGGGAAGCGGTACGTCGGGGCGCCTGGGCATTCTCGACGCCGTGGAATGCCCTCCCACTTACAGCACGGAACCCGAACGCATTGTGGGACTCATTGCCGGCGGCTACGAAGCCATTTTCCGTGCCAAAGAAGGCGCGGAAGACAGTCCGGAAGGCGGTGCCGAGGATGTGAGAGCGCACCATCTGGGACCCAGAGATGTGCTGGTAGGAATTACGGCTTCGGGCCGTACGCCTTACGTCAGAGGCGGGATGGAGGAAGCCAAAAAACTTGGCTCGACTGTCATCGGACTTGCCTGTACGCAGCAGCCGGCCATTGCGGAAAATGCCGACTTGATGCTCATCGTGCTTCCCGGACCGGAAATCGTGACCGGGTCGACGCGGATGAAAGCCGGCACCGCGACGAAGATGATTCTCAACATGCTCACAACGGGTGCTATGATCCGTCTTGGCAAGGTGCGCGGCAATCTGATGATTGACGTCAAAGCTACGAACGAAAAACTGCAGGAACGGGCCGTACAGATTGTCATGACCGTCACAGGAATGGCGCGGCAGGAAGCGGAAGCTGCCCTCCGTGAGAGTCACGGCAGCGCCCGTGCCGCTGTGGAAACGTGGGAGAAAGAACATGACAAATGA
- a CDS encoding helix-turn-helix domain-containing protein, translating into MSDLTRETGKRIHDFRKSRGLNQEELASLIFKSKATLSKYEKGEISIDLDTLKQLALALHVRMEQLLPPTIEGYEEISPARVPTFFKGLTQFFSYMFDGRDNHVLRCVFDLHALLAPNRQQVALYMNFKDKDHYQNAENIYFGYIEHFDVLSIIELVNQNTPTEKASIQIPSPFMEADTRWGLWNGVSSRPFMPVAGKMLFSKKLLKEDAAFLKSLRLTKEDIRRLKYYNFFTVV; encoded by the coding sequence ATGTCTGACCTGACCAGGGAAACGGGAAAACGCATCCACGATTTCCGGAAGAGTCGTGGTCTCAATCAAGAAGAATTAGCATCTCTCATCTTCAAAAGCAAGGCCACCCTATCAAAATATGAAAAAGGCGAAATTTCCATCGACCTTGATACCTTAAAGCAGCTGGCCCTGGCACTCCATGTCCGGATGGAACAGCTCCTTCCTCCCACGATTGAGGGATATGAAGAAATATCCCCTGCCAGAGTCCCGACTTTCTTTAAAGGATTAACACAGTTTTTCTCCTATATGTTTGACGGCAGGGACAATCACGTCCTCCGCTGCGTGTTCGACCTTCATGCCCTTTTAGCGCCCAATCGACAACAAGTTGCTCTCTATATGAATTTTAAGGATAAGGATCATTACCAGAACGCAGAAAACATTTACTTCGGATATATAGAGCATTTTGATGTGCTTTCCATCATAGAGCTTGTCAATCAGAATACACCGACCGAAAAAGCCAGTATCCAGATTCCTTCTCCCTTTATGGAAGCTGACACGCGCTGGGGCCTGTGGAACGGCGTTTCATCCCGGCCTTTCATGCCCGTTGCCGGCAAGATGCTTTTTTCCAAAAAATTACTGAAAGAAGATGCCGCCTTTTTAAAAAGTCTGCGCCTCACGAAAGAAGATATTCGCAGACTCAAGTATTACAATTTTTTCACTGTAGTGTAA
- a CDS encoding 4Fe-4S binding protein produces MEKSHICPAAPVITGVEDKFHFEISDACIKCGACVRLCPVHAISMGASHYQVDAAKCIDCGTCSSVCPTGAAHSPEKVRSSIAISDIDRDKCYFNPGCALSVYKPELPPLMLQMLSEHLGDVKFHNLCCHHDPKLPEGSVIINNCAGCDRRFRSLYAGIRTISFWEVIDSFDDLKLPDYHGIKMSVHDSCGYRHKPQVHAAIRSLLKKMNIEVVEAKHHGMTSECCGDNFYGYVPNEEVERRIKRRANEFPCDDVVVYCIGCERAMFSAGKRARYMPDLIFGRKTEVRTDTLDEYHSRVSKYIDEH; encoded by the coding sequence ATGGAAAAATCCCATATTTGTCCGGCAGCTCCGGTGATAACCGGGGTAGAGGATAAGTTCCATTTTGAAATTTCAGATGCCTGCATCAAATGCGGCGCCTGCGTAAGGTTGTGTCCGGTACATGCTATTTCGATGGGTGCCAGTCACTACCAGGTGGATGCCGCAAAGTGTATCGACTGCGGTACTTGCTCCAGCGTATGTCCGACCGGTGCTGCTCATAGTCCTGAGAAGGTGAGAAGCAGTATTGCCATCTCTGACATTGACCGGGATAAGTGTTATTTTAATCCGGGCTGTGCCCTCAGTGTGTATAAGCCGGAACTGCCGCCTCTGATGCTTCAGATGCTGAGCGAGCATCTGGGTGATGTCAAATTTCACAATTTGTGCTGCCACCATGATCCTAAACTGCCGGAAGGGTCTGTCATTATCAATAACTGTGCCGGCTGTGACCGTCGTTTCCGTTCCCTTTATGCCGGAATTCGTACGATTTCGTTCTGGGAGGTTATTGACAGCTTTGATGACCTGAAATTGCCTGACTACCATGGCATAAAGATGTCGGTTCACGACTCCTGCGGGTATCGTCATAAGCCGCAGGTTCATGCGGCTATTCGCAGTCTTCTTAAGAAAATGAACATCGAAGTCGTCGAGGCTAAGCATCACGGTATGACGTCCGAGTGCTGCGGCGATAACTTTTATGGGTATGTCCCCAATGAAGAAGTAGAGCGCCGCATCAAAAGGAGGGCGAATGAGTTTCCCTGTGACGATGTGGTTGTCTATTGTATCGGCTGTGAGCGTGCCATGTTTTCTGCCGGCAAGCGCGCCAGATATATGCCGGACCTTATTTTTGGCAGAAAGACGGAGGTTCGGACAGATACACTCGATGAATATCATTCCAGAGTGTCGAAGTACATCGACGAACATTGA
- a CDS encoding IS1182 family transposase, producing the protein MQKNKPTQKDYTKIGSSYQLFLPLNFEVQIPNDDPVRLVRAMVEGMDVKALYDTYSHVENKLTSPIQLLEIVIYACMEGIRGSRKIEQSCKRDTHFMFLLDGKKAPDNATIARFCSLHLKPCIKKLMIQMDKWLLARGFITLDSLFIDGTKIESVANKYKFVWKNRVLGSQNKLIEKLEQLVPEIEERFGIKVCYGNTFHIRHLKKLLKKLLVIKRAEGIEFVHGCGKRKTILQKYYEILANYLKRLKVYTKQLHICGERNSFAKTDPDATFMRMKEDAMLNGALKPGYNVQYANNSGFTLFADVSAHPTDMRTLIPFLEGFEAHFGQKFANIVADAGYESEENLVWLKKNQYTSYIKPNNYERSKRKKYKNDIGKAENMTYLPDQDMYICKGRRLLKVSKVTQVKNRSGYVSEKTYYECKDCSGCPYKEQCIHGNNCRTPMEKRNKKLVVSKNFAALRAESLKNITSEYGKELRMNRSIQAEGAFADLKDSLNVRRLETRGKGNALVTVGICAMARNVLKVHHKVQDGKEDLHLYPLKKEA; encoded by the coding sequence ATGCAAAAAAACAAACCTACACAAAAGGATTATACAAAAATTGGTAGTTCTTATCAACTTTTTCTTCCTCTAAATTTTGAAGTACAAATCCCTAATGACGATCCTGTTCGCTTGGTGCGTGCCATGGTAGAAGGGATGGATGTAAAGGCATTGTATGACACGTATTCTCATGTCGAGAATAAATTAACGTCACCAATTCAGCTGCTGGAAATCGTCATTTATGCATGTATGGAAGGAATTCGTGGTTCGCGTAAGATAGAGCAATCCTGTAAAAGAGACACTCATTTCATGTTTCTCTTAGATGGGAAAAAAGCTCCGGATAATGCAACCATTGCAAGATTTTGTTCCCTCCATCTAAAACCATGTATCAAGAAACTCATGATTCAGATGGATAAATGGCTGCTGGCTCGCGGTTTCATCACTCTGGATAGCCTGTTCATCGATGGGACAAAAATTGAATCTGTGGCAAACAAGTACAAATTTGTTTGGAAAAACAGAGTCTTAGGCAGCCAGAACAAACTCATAGAGAAACTGGAGCAACTGGTTCCCGAAATCGAGGAACGTTTCGGAATCAAGGTCTGTTACGGAAACACTTTCCACATCCGTCATTTAAAGAAGCTCCTAAAAAAACTGCTTGTCATAAAGCGGGCTGAGGGAATCGAGTTTGTTCACGGATGTGGGAAAAGAAAGACCATTCTACAGAAGTACTATGAGATTTTAGCTAACTATCTCAAACGGCTTAAGGTGTATACGAAGCAGCTTCACATCTGTGGGGAACGGAACAGCTTTGCCAAAACAGACCCGGATGCTACCTTTATGAGGATGAAAGAAGATGCCATGCTTAATGGCGCCTTAAAGCCGGGATACAATGTCCAATATGCAAACAATTCCGGTTTTACCTTGTTTGCAGATGTGAGTGCACATCCCACAGATATGCGGACACTCATTCCTTTTCTTGAAGGATTTGAAGCCCACTTCGGTCAGAAATTTGCAAACATTGTAGCCGATGCAGGCTATGAAAGCGAAGAGAACTTGGTCTGGCTGAAGAAGAATCAGTATACTTCATATATCAAGCCTAACAATTATGAAAGAAGCAAGAGGAAAAAGTATAAGAACGACATCGGCAAAGCAGAAAACATGACATATTTGCCTGATCAAGACATGTATATCTGTAAAGGTAGGAGACTGCTGAAAGTCAGCAAAGTAACCCAGGTAAAGAACCGGTCGGGATATGTGTCAGAGAAAACATATTACGAATGTAAGGACTGCAGCGGTTGTCCCTACAAGGAACAGTGCATCCATGGGAACAATTGCAGGACACCTATGGAGAAAAGAAACAAGAAATTAGTGGTCTCGAAGAATTTTGCTGCATTGAGGGCAGAATCCCTGAAGAACATTACTTCCGAATATGGTAAGGAACTGAGGATGAACCGCAGTATACAGGCAGAAGGAGCCTTTGCGGATCTCAAGGATTCATTAAACGTCAGAAGATTAGAAACCCGAGGCAAAGGAAATGCCCTGGTAACAGTGGGAATATGTGCCATGGCACGGAATGTCCTGAAGGTCCATCACAAAGTTCAAGACGGCAAAGAGGATTTGCACTTATATCCGCTGAAAAAAGAGGCCTAA
- a CDS encoding RidA family protein: MKKIVTEKAPGAIGPYCQGMISGNLVVTSGQLPADPQSGLVPEGIKAQAEQSCKNVGAVLEAGGSGFDRVIKTTCFLADMADFTAFNEVYAKYFVSNPARSCVAVKTLPKNVRCEIEATAEIK; the protein is encoded by the coding sequence ATGAAAAAAATTGTTACGGAAAAAGCACCTGGCGCTATCGGTCCGTATTGCCAGGGTATGATCAGTGGAAATCTTGTTGTGACTTCCGGACAGCTCCCGGCAGATCCCCAATCAGGCCTTGTGCCGGAAGGCATTAAAGCGCAGGCAGAACAGAGCTGCAAAAATGTAGGGGCTGTTCTTGAAGCCGGCGGAAGCGGCTTTGATCGTGTTATAAAAACCACGTGTTTCCTGGCCGATATGGCAGATTTCACCGCTTTTAACGAAGTGTATGCGAAATATTTTGTATCGAACCCAGCACGCAGCTGTGTAGCTGTGAAAACTCTCCCTAAAAATGTTCGGTGCGAAATCGAAGCTACCGCCGAGATCAAATAA
- a CDS encoding APC family permease: protein MSGNVQKKLGIGNVIGLGVGGAVGAGIFVTLGSAIELTGRSVVPITILCVFYMLLAYWYNLALSSVFVIKGGDYSMRGMLLPPVLTGYGGWTNVIWAFGFTGYSVALTHYLASLWPALLEHETAASLVVLTIHFLLTIRGNRIVTLFQNVATLLLVIAMSIFIIFGLPEVKFSLFFDPNVDGGFFHNGLAGVISAIAIMGFACQGTTMGPVGVVPITKNPKRTIPYGIVYTCFVVSIIYGLMSLVASGILPYDQIAGKNLSVVANSFLSPAPFAFFVIGGGVCAIISSFLSVLVMIREPLVQMGNDGWLPGFLKRQNKEHYPYGAYLLVYILAAIPIITKMEFNNVISMLMIPCMLINAYLNVACIKIPTLYPEQFTKRSIPIPLGAYKVCCILGGISAFMVAVTLLKDMNPQDAVVAVIVLIVPLCMSWFSLKTGSVDRKVLLQRRQEIIDEETRADA from the coding sequence ATGAGTGGAAATGTTCAAAAGAAACTTGGTATAGGCAACGTCATCGGTCTCGGTGTCGGTGGGGCAGTCGGAGCGGGTATCTTTGTTACACTGGGTTCTGCTATCGAACTGACGGGACGTTCTGTTGTACCTATTACCATTTTATGCGTTTTTTATATGCTGCTCGCTTATTGGTACAATTTGGCGTTGTCCAGTGTTTTTGTAATCAAAGGCGGCGACTACAGTATGCGTGGCATGCTTCTTCCACCGGTTCTTACTGGATACGGCGGATGGACCAATGTCATCTGGGCTTTTGGTTTTACGGGTTACTCCGTAGCTCTGACCCACTATTTGGCAAGTTTGTGGCCGGCTTTACTGGAACATGAAACGGCAGCCAGTTTGGTGGTACTGACCATTCATTTTCTTCTGACGATAAGAGGCAACCGGATTGTGACACTGTTTCAAAATGTTGCTACGCTGCTTCTTGTCATCGCGATGTCCATCTTTATTATTTTCGGTCTTCCCGAAGTCAAATTTTCACTTTTCTTTGATCCCAATGTAGATGGCGGATTTTTCCATAATGGGCTCGCAGGAGTGATCAGTGCAATCGCCATTATGGGGTTTGCCTGCCAGGGAACGACCATGGGTCCCGTTGGTGTTGTCCCTATTACAAAGAATCCGAAACGGACCATTCCTTATGGGATTGTCTATACTTGCTTCGTTGTTTCCATTATTTATGGGCTAATGAGTCTCGTTGCTTCCGGCATCCTGCCTTATGACCAGATCGCCGGGAAAAACCTGAGTGTGGTGGCAAATTCTTTCCTGAGTCCTGCTCCTTTTGCTTTCTTTGTCATCGGCGGCGGTGTATGTGCCATTATTTCGTCCTTCCTGAGCGTGCTTGTTATGATTCGTGAGCCTCTCGTTCAAATGGGGAATGATGGATGGCTGCCTGGGTTCCTGAAACGTCAGAACAAAGAGCATTATCCATACGGAGCTTATCTGCTGGTCTACATTTTGGCTGCCATTCCTATCATCACGAAGATGGAGTTTAATAATGTCATCAGTATGCTTATGATTCCCTGCATGCTGATTAATGCTTATCTGAATGTGGCCTGCATCAAGATTCCTACACTTTATCCGGAACAATTTACTAAGAGATCGATTCCCATTCCGCTTGGCGCTTACAAAGTTTGCTGTATTCTCGGCGGCATCAGCGCCTTTATGGTAGCCGTGACCTTGCTGAAAGATATGAATCCCCAGGATGCTGTTGTAGCTGTAATTGTCCTGATTGTTCCTTTGTGCATGAGCTGGTTCTCCCTGAAAACAGGCTCTGTAGACCGCAAGGTTCTGCTTCAGCGGAGACAGGAAATTATCGATGAAGAAACGCGGGCTGACGCGTGA
- a CDS encoding flavin reductase family protein yields the protein MKRRMDIKPYIFPMPVLMVATYGPDGTVDVMNVAWGGACASDMIALNISEGHKTSKNIKERGDFTVALADAKHIVEADFFGMVSGNRDKDKFAKSGLTAKKSNLVDAPVIEEFPVTLECHAVDLQHTIYGFRVLGQIKGVLADADVLDAEGNIDPLKVNALIFDKFRGDYYTVGKKAGTAWSTGSKLMK from the coding sequence ATGAAACGCAGAATGGACATTAAACCTTACATTTTCCCGATGCCGGTTCTCATGGTCGCAACCTACGGACCGGATGGGACTGTGGACGTCATGAATGTTGCATGGGGCGGAGCCTGTGCTTCTGACATGATTGCCCTGAACATTTCTGAAGGCCATAAGACTTCAAAGAACATCAAGGAGCGCGGTGATTTTACGGTGGCTCTCGCCGATGCAAAACATATCGTAGAAGCTGATTTCTTTGGTATGGTTTCCGGAAATCGGGATAAAGATAAATTTGCGAAATCCGGACTTACTGCAAAGAAGAGTAATCTTGTGGATGCGCCGGTAATCGAAGAATTTCCTGTGACGCTGGAATGCCATGCGGTAGATTTGCAGCATACTATATATGGTTTCCGTGTACTTGGACAGATTAAAGGCGTATTGGCAGATGCAGATGTATTAGACGCTGAAGGAAACATTGATCCGCTTAAAGTGAACGCTCTGATTTTTGACAAATTCCGCGGCGACTACTACACAGTCGGAAAAAAGGCAGGTACTGCCTGGAGCACCGGTAGTAAATTAATGAAATAA
- the nagA gene encoding N-acetylglucosamine-6-phosphate deacetylase: MKAIFNGKLILPQEIITGQSLLFDNRIRAIVPDSQLPEGTECINAKGAYVSPGFINIHIHGCGGADTMDATRESLATMCRCLPASGVTSFLPTTMTRPWPLIQKALDNVRAARENPLAGARVLGAYLEGPFISKDFRGSQKITDIQEADTTKLQPYADIVKIIVIAPECLKDMDFIKACRKAGIIVSLGHSGATYEEAAAAVKAGASHITHTFNAMSPLHHRRPGMVGAALTLPVMTEIISDGFHVHAAALALLARAKGPDKIIVITDSMRAAMQGDGVSELGGQTVYVKDGRALLKDGTIAASVDVMNHSLKHFLDVSGFSLPEVIRTATVNPAKELGIYDHLGSLEKGKLADMTIFDDNFDVKMTFTGGEIVYQKNRNV, translated from the coding sequence ATGAAAGCCATTTTTAACGGCAAACTCATTTTACCACAGGAAATCATTACGGGACAATCACTGCTCTTTGACAATCGTATCCGCGCTATAGTGCCGGACAGTCAGCTGCCGGAAGGCACGGAATGCATCAATGCCAAAGGCGCCTACGTGTCCCCGGGATTCATCAATATCCATATTCACGGCTGCGGCGGTGCCGATACAATGGACGCCACACGGGAGAGTCTCGCGACAATGTGCCGCTGTCTTCCTGCGAGCGGGGTGACGTCTTTCCTGCCGACGACGATGACACGTCCCTGGCCCCTCATTCAAAAGGCCCTGGACAATGTCCGTGCCGCCAGGGAAAACCCGCTTGCCGGTGCCCGCGTCCTCGGAGCTTACCTGGAAGGGCCTTTCATTTCAAAAGACTTCCGGGGTTCCCAGAAGATCACTGATATCCAGGAAGCGGATACGACCAAACTTCAGCCCTATGCTGATATCGTAAAAATTATCGTCATTGCGCCGGAATGCCTCAAGGATATGGACTTCATCAAAGCGTGCCGCAAAGCAGGTATCATCGTGTCGCTGGGTCACTCGGGGGCGACGTATGAAGAGGCCGCCGCTGCCGTCAAAGCCGGCGCCTCCCACATTACCCATACCTTTAATGCCATGAGTCCCCTGCACCATCGCCGGCCCGGCATGGTCGGCGCCGCCCTGACGCTTCCCGTCATGACGGAAATCATCTCGGACGGGTTCCATGTCCACGCAGCCGCCCTGGCGCTCCTTGCCAGAGCCAAAGGGCCGGACAAAATCATCGTTATCACCGACTCCATGCGCGCTGCTATGCAGGGTGACGGCGTCAGTGAACTCGGCGGACAGACAGTTTACGTAAAAGATGGCCGCGCTCTCTTAAAGGATGGTACCATTGCTGCCAGCGTCGATGTCATGAATCACAGCCTGAAGCATTTTCTGGACGTTTCCGGATTCAGTCTGCCGGAAGTCATCCGCACGGCGACCGTCAATCCGGCGAAGGAACTGGGAATCTATGACCATTTGGGATCCCTCGAAAAAGGAAAACTGGCAGATATGACGATTTTTGATGACAACTTTGATGTGAAAATGACATTTACAGGCGGAGAAATCGTCTATCAAAAAAACAGAAACGTCTAA